In Rhinolophus ferrumequinum isolate MPI-CBG mRhiFer1 chromosome 18, mRhiFer1_v1.p, whole genome shotgun sequence, a genomic segment contains:
- the MYOZ2 gene encoding myozenin-2, with translation MLSHSTMVKKRKEQASAIMKEIHGNDVDGMDLGKKVSVPRDIMLEELSHLSNRGARLFKMRQRRSDKYTFENFQYESRAQINHNLAMQNGKMDGSHLEGGSQQAPFTPPNTPDPRSPPNPENIAPGYSGPLKEIPPERFNTTAVPKYYQSPWEQAIGSDPQLLEALYPKLFKPEGKAELPDYRSFNRVATPFGGFEKASKMVKFKVPDFELLLLTDSRFMAFTNPLCGRRSFNRAPKGWVSDNIPVVITTEPAEDPTVPESEDL, from the exons ATGTAGATGGCATGGATCTGGGCAAAAAGGTCAGCGTCCCCAGAGACATCATGTTGGAAGAGCTATCGCATCTCAGTAACCGTGGTGCCCGGCTCTTTAAGATGCGACAGCGAAGATCTGACaaatacacatttgaaaatttccagTATGAATCGAGAGCACAAATAAAC CACAACCTTGCCATGCAGAATGGGAAAATGGACGGAAGCCACTTGGAAGGTGGTTCACAGCAAGCCCCGTTTACTCCTCCCAACACCCCGGATCCACGGAGTCCCCCAAATCCAGAAAACATTGCACCAG GATATTCTGGGCCCCTGAAGGAAATTCCTCCTGAAAGATTCAACACCACAGCTGTCCCTAAGTACTACCAGTCACCCTGGGAACAGGCCATCGGCAGTGATCCCCAGCTTTTAGAGGCTTTATACCCTAAACTTTTCAAGCCTGAAGGAAAGGCAGAACTGCCCGATTACAGAAGCTTTAACAG AGTTGCTACCCCATTTGGAGGTTTTGAAAAAGCATCAAAAATGGTTAAATTCAAGGTTCCAGATTTCGAGCTACTACTTCTAACAGATTCCAGGTTCATGGCCTTCACCAACCCTCTGTGTGGCAGACGGTCCTTTAATAGGGCTCCTAAGGGATGGGTATCTGACAACATCCCTGTAGTGATAACAACTGAACCTGCAGAGGATCCCACGGTACCAGAATCGGAAGACCTATGA